Proteins from a genomic interval of Stigmatopora nigra isolate UIUO_SnigA chromosome 19, RoL_Snig_1.1, whole genome shotgun sequence:
- the dbn1 gene encoding drebrin isoform X6, translating into MTSPLSLPLVMASSPSSSSWLSSLSSSSSSSSRSDSLIPRPSSISSGLDAPPSSNMAVNLAKNRLVLLTAYQDVIDECSDTDWALYTYEDDSNDLTLASTGGGGLAEITPTFDNARVMYGFCSMKEPNAALPRYILINWVGDDVPDARKCACASHVATVADFFQGVAVIINASSVDDMDPSAIGQRLTNGTAVAASPVMTRLKTREEEHGDVKGTVYEKTNAEVEMKKINREEFWEQAKRDEELRKEEERKKLAEERQRFEEERMELERKEQENRERRYRERERQIEEHRKKVQEEEEAKDRLQSHATLPAELSLDDLSLDKKESEVEEAKAIIAQRSGNPRDFFKQKERAMTISVDSSPVAVHRSGEHGGEQASVERNVAAVSPIPQIVTTPIKEEANTESDCAFDWEPKKEQKAPVQDWSPNKPIQSVAPQAREPFFSTWDSASDHLIELTGDTTSPAATAVHSQPLLSFDEVTDGDSHTAAVVEDEDEPTGPLDADATERMTLSYQRALQHAAADGNVLMTNGDTLIKETTQASEGYFSQSQEEEFGQLEEGPAKATPVLYNKPPEIDITCWDADPVADDDDD; encoded by the exons ATGACGTCCCCTTTGTCTCTTCCACTAGTCATGGCttcctccccctcctcttcctcttggctCTCCtcgctctcctcctcctcctcctcctcttcccggTCAGACTCTCTCATTCCGCGCCCGTCCTCCATCAGCAGCGGCCTGGATGCTCCGCCGAGCTCGAACATGGCTGTGAATCTCGCCAAGAACAGACTGGTCCTGCTCACCGCCTACCAAGATGTCATCGACGAGTGCTCCGACACCGACTG ggccttgtacacatacgaagACGACAGCAATGATTTAACCCTGGCGTCTACAGGAG GTGGCGGCCTGGCAGAAATCACGCCGACCTTTGACAATGCCCGGGTCATGTACGGCTTCTGCAGCATGAAGGAGCCCAACGCCGCCTTGCCGCGATACATCCTCATTAACTGG GTGGGCGACGATGTGCCCGACGCCAGGAAGTGCGCCTGCGCCAGCCACGTGGCCACCGTGGCAGACTTCTTCCAg GGCGTGGCCGTCATCATCAACGCCAGCAGCGTGGACGACATGGACCCGTCCGCCATCGGGCAGCGGCTCACCAACGGCACGGCGGTGGCCGCCAGTCCCGTCATGACGCGGCTCAAAACCCGTGAGGAGGAACACGGAGATGTG AAGGGCACAGTGTATGAAAAGACCAACGCAGAGGTGGAAATGAAGAAAATCAACCGAGAAGAATTCTGGGAGCAGGCCAAG CGTGACGAGGAGCtgaggaaggaggaggagagaaagaAACTGGCCGAGGAGCGCCAGCGCTTTGAGGAAGAGAGGATGGAGTTAGAGAGAAAGGAGCAGGAGAACCGAGAGAGGAGGTACCGCGAGCGAGAGAGGCAGATCGAAGAGCACAG gaAGAAAGTtcaggaggaagaagaggccaAAGACAGGTTGCAGAGTCACGCCACTTTA ccgGCAGAGTTAAGCCTGGATGACCTCAGCCTGGATAAGAAGGAGTCAGAAGTGGAG GAGGCCAAGGCCATCATCGCTCAGCGGTCCGGAAACCCGCGAGACTTTTTCAAGCAGAAGGAAAGAGCCATGACCATCAGCGTGGACAGCTCTCCCGTCGCCGTCCACCGCTCCG GTGAGCACGGCGGCGAGCAAGCCAGCGTAGAGCGCAACGTGGCGGCGGTGTCGCCCATTCCCCAAATCGTCACCACGCCCATCAAGGAGGAAGCCAACACGGAGTCAGATTGTGCATTTGATTGGG AACCCAAGAAAGAGCAAAAAGCTCCCGTCCAAGATTGGAGCCCTAACAAGCCAATTCAGAGCGTGGCCCCCCAGGCCCGAGAGCCCTTCTTTTCCACGTGGGATTCGGCCAGCGACCATCTGATTGAACTGACGGGCGACACCACCAgccccgccgccaccgccgttcACTCTCAGCCGCTCCTCAGCTTCGACGAAGTGACGGACGGCGACTCGCACACGGCGGCGGTAGTGGAGGACGAAGACGAGCCCACCGGGCCGTTGGACGCGGACGCCACGGAGCGCATGACGCTGAGCTACCAGCGAGCGCTACAGCACGCCGCCGCCGACGGTAACGTGCTGATGACCAACGGAGACACGCTGATTAAAGAAACCACGCAG GCAAGTGAGGGCTACTTTAGCCAATCCCAAGAGGAGGAATTCGGCCAATTGGAGGAGGGCCCGGCAAAAGCTACACCTGTGCTTTATAACAAGCCGCCAG AAATTGACATCACGTGCTGGGACGCCGACCCCGTggcggacgacgacgacgactag